Proteins co-encoded in one Astyanax mexicanus isolate ESR-SI-001 chromosome 1, AstMex3_surface, whole genome shotgun sequence genomic window:
- the tmem174 gene encoding transmembrane protein 174, with the protein MKRYSVQDLWKNLTGGQSQEASAGAGPSEPNNGVDVSTVTQTTRPNPDDFAMNVVSVVPAQPPGHPEGQVSDGDKAGAALLFSGVFLSLVGMTFTAMGWINYEISNNFEWTQLLGPILLSVGGTFVIISICKFRMFSCQNCKIQTDEGMPEVDLPPLSGPSFVFSAVNQPITFHRATVVQYIPPPYTSSAMPSRGMGSMAGLQPSHQPLAVTVSTPPHYYSIYPMENAAFSGDDETHEAMTERMEARILSQRGDVEEEKAGASDNNAPPKYEDLYHNTPCDSSSR; encoded by the exons ATGAAACGCTACAGTGTTCAAGATCTTTGGAAGAACCTAACCGGGGGTCAGTCTCAGGAGGCCAGCGCTGGTGCCGGCCCGTCTGAACCCAACAACGGCGTTGATGTCAGCACTGTGACCCAAACCACCAGACCAAACCCTGACGATTTCGCCATGAATGTGGTTTCAGTGGTGCCGGCTCAGCCGCCCGGCCATCCGGAGGGTCAGGTATCTGACGGAGACAAAGCAGGCGCTGCGCTACTTTTCTCTGGCGTCTTCCTGAGTCTGGTAGGGATGACTTTCACCGCCATGGGTTGGATCAACTACGAGATCAGTAACAACTTCGAGTGGACGCAACTGCTTGGGCCCATCCTGCTGTCTGTAGGGGGCACATTCGTGATCATCAGCATCTGCAAGTTTCGGATGTTCTCCTGCCAAAACTGTAAGATCCAAACGGATGAAGGAATGCCCGAGGTTGACCTGCCTCCACTATCAGGACCCTCTTTTGTCTTCTCTGCAGTCAATCAGCCAATCACCTTCCACAGGGCCACTGTGGTGCAGTATATCCCACCCCCGTATACCTCCTCGGCCATGCCGAGCAGAGGCATGGGCTCAATGGCTGGACTTCAACCCAGCCATCAGCCGCTGGCTGTTACAGTGAGCACACCACCACATTATTACAGCATATACCCAATGGAAaacgcagctttctctggagatGATGAAACGCATGAGGCAATGACAGAAAGGATGGAAGCCAG GATCCTGAGTCAGAGGGGAGATGTGGAGGAAGAGAAAGCAGGAGCTTCAGATAACAACGCTCCACCCAAATATGAGGATCTTTATCACAACACACCATGCGACAGTTCttccagataa